The proteins below come from a single Eptesicus fuscus isolate TK198812 chromosome 5, DD_ASM_mEF_20220401, whole genome shotgun sequence genomic window:
- the CBLN3 gene encoding cerebellin-3 — protein MLGAKRLWLPALAPNPWLPLALTLLALGTGWAQEGSEPVLLEGECLVVCEPGRAAAGGPGGAALGEAPPGRVAFAAVRSHHHEPAGETGNGTSGAIYFDQVLVNEGGGFDRASGSFVAPVRGVYSFRFHVVKVYNRQTVQVSLMLNTWPVISAFANDPDVTREAATSSVLLPLDPGDRVSLRLRRGNLLGGWKYSSFSGFLIFPL, from the exons ATGCTGGGAGCAAAGCGACTCTGGCTACCAGCTCTTGCACCCAACCCCTGGTTGCCCTTGGCCCTGACGCTTCTGGCCCTGGGGACCGGATGGGCCCAGGAAGGGTCAGAGCCTGTTCTCCTGGAGGGGGAGTGCCTGGTGGTCTGTGAGCCCGGCAGGGCTGCTGCAGGGGGGCCTGGAGGAGCAGCTCTGGGAGAAGCGCCCCCCGGAAGAGTGGCATTTGCTGCAGTTCGAAGCCACCACcatgagccagcaggggagacgGGCAACGGCACCAGTGGGGCCATCTATTTTGACCAG GTCTTGGTGAATGAGGGCGGTGGCTTTGATCGCGCCTCGGGTTCCTTCGTGGCCCCTGTCCGAGGTGTCTACAGCTTCAGGTTCCACGTGGTGAAGGTGTACAACCGCCAAACTGTCCAG GTGAGCCTGATGCTGAACACATGGCCTGTCATCTCAGCCTTTGCCAATGACCCTGATGTGACCCGGGAGGCAGCCACCAGCTCTGTGCTACTGCCCCTGGACCCCGGGGACCGGGTGTCTCTGCGCCTTCGTCGGGGgaacctgctgggtggctggaAATATTCAAGCTTCTCTGGCTTCCTCATCTTCCCACTCTGA
- the KHNYN gene encoding protein KHNYN, whose translation MPTWGAGSPSPDRFAVSAEAEDKVWEQQPHVERIFRVRMSVLRKDCPENPHIWLQLEGPKENVSRAKEYLKGLCSPELQDEIHYPPKLHCIFLGAQGFFLDCLAWSTSAHLVPGAPGSLMVSGLTEAFVMAQSRVEELVERLSWDYRPGLSPGASQCAGVLKDFCALLQPQGDAHREALLQLPLAVQEELLSLVQEASRGQGPQAHFSWDGGSPGLLGAQHQGVRAPLNEGRGSLDTGPTGWPESRGEGHAIEKEGRKQGGPREMDLGLKEPPGEEAWEKEVTHRSQTGGGEVGQEGFPKKKALGKEGGPQERGRLGIQGEPPGAQGCQRAAQLRGASLLQRLHNGEASPPRVPSPPTAPEPPWHCGDRGDRGDKQQVVARGRGSPWKRGTRGGNLVTGTQRFQEALQDPFTLCLANVPGQPDLRHIVIDGSNVAMVHGLQHNFSSRGIAIAVQYFWDRGHRDITVFVPQWRFNRDARVKEGHYLQKLYSLSLLSLTPSRVMDGKRISSYDDRFMVKLAEETDGIIVSNDQFRDLAEESEKWMAIIRERLLPFTFVGNLFMVPDDPLGRNGPMLDEFLKKPVRAQESSKAQHPSRGFTEHGNQQQGREEEEKGSGGIRKTRETERLRRQLLEVFWGQDHKVDFILQREPYSRDINQLSEALLSLNF comes from the exons ATGCCTACCTGGGGGGCTGGCTCCCCGTCCCCGGACCGCTTTGCCGTGTCTGCGGAGGCGGAGGACAAGGTGTGGGAGCAACAACCCCACGTGGAGCGCATCTTCCGCGTGAGGATGAGCGTCCTCCGGAAGGACTGCCCTGAGAACCCTCACATCTGGCTGCAGCTGGAGGGCCCCAAGGAGAACGTCAGCAGAGCCAAG GAATACCTGAAGGGTCTCTGTAGCCCAGAGCTGCAGGATGAAATCCACTATCCACCCAAACTGCACTGCATCTTCCTGGGGGCCCAGGGCTTCTTCCTTGATTGCCTGGCCTGGAGCACATCAGCCCACCTGGTGCCTGGGGCGCCTGGATCACTGATGGTCAGTGGCCTCACGGAGGCCTTCGTCATGGCTCAGAGCCGAGTGGAGGAGCTGGTGGAGCGGCTGAGCTGGGACTATCGGCCAGGGCTGTCTCCTGGAGCCTCTCAGTGTGCTGGAGTGCTGAAGGACTTCTGTGCCCTGCTGCAGCCCCAGGGGGATGCCCACAGAGAGGCCCTGCTGCAGCTGCCCCTGGCTGTCCAGGAGGAATTGCTGAGCCTGGTACAGGAGGCATCCAGGGGACAGGGACCCCAAGCGCATTTCTCCTGGGACggggggagcccaggcctgctGGGTGCTCAGCATCAAGGAGTCAGAGCTCCCCTGAATGAAGGCAGGGGGTCCCTGGACACTGGGCCTACAGGGTGGCCAGAGTCCAGGGGAGAGGGGCATGCCatagagaaggagggaaggaagcagggtgGCCCCAGGGAGATGGATTTGGGATTGAAGGAGCCGCCTGGGGAAGAGGCCTGGGAGAAAGAAGTGACCCACAGGTCACAGACAGGGGGCGGAGAGGTAGGGCAGGAAGGGTTCCCAAAGAAGaaggccctggggaaggagggggggccTCAGGAAAGAGGAAGGCTTGGTATCCAGGGTGAGCCTCCTGGTGCCCAGGGCTGTCAGAGGGCAGCTCAGCTCCGGGGAGCCTCTCTCCTCCAACGGCTCCACAATGGTGAAGCCTCACCTCCCAGAGTGCCTAGCCCCCCAACTGCACCTGAACCCCCATGGCATTGTGGAGACCGAGGAGACAGGGGAGACAAGCAGCAGGTTGTGGCTCGAGGTCGGGGGTCTCCGTGGAAACGTGGCACCCGGGGGGGCAACTTGGTGACTGGCACACAGCGTTTCCAGGAGGCCCTACAGGACCCTTTTACCCTGTGCCTTGCCAATGTACCTGGCCAGCCAGACCTCCGCCATATTGTCATTGATGGCAGCAACGTGGCCATGGT GCATGGCCTCCAGCACAACTTCTCCAGCCGGGGCATTGCCATTGCTGTGCAGTATTTCTGGGACCGTGGCCACCGGGACATAACTGTCTTTGTGCCTCAGTGGCGCTTCAATAGGGATGCCAGGGTCAAAG AGGGTCACTACCTGCAAAAGCTCTACTCCCTCAGCCTGctctccctcactccttcccGAGTCATGGATGGCAAGAGGATCTCTTCCTATGATGACAG GTTCATGGTGAAGCTGGCTGAAGAGACCGACGGGATCATTGTCTCTAATGACCAATTCCGGGACCTGGCGGAGGAGTCTGAGAAGTGGATGGCAATCATCAGAGAGCG CCTGCTGCCCTTCACCTTCGTGGGAAACCTCTTCATGGTCCCTGATGACCCATTGGGGCGAAATGGCCCCATGCTGGATGAATTCCTGAAGAAGCCAGTCAG GGCACAGGAATCTTCTAAGGCTCAGCATCCTTCCAGGGGCTTCACAGAACATGGTAATcagcagcaggggagagaagaggaggaaaaaggcaGTGGTGGCATTCGGAAGACCCGGGAGACTGAGAGGCTCCGGCGCCAGCTGCTGGAGGTGTTTTGGGGCCAGGATCACAAGGTGGACTTCATCCTGCAGCGGGAGCCTTACAGCCGTGACATCAACCAGCTCTCTGAGGCCCTGCTCAGTCTCAACTTTTGA
- the SDR39U1 gene encoding epimerase family protein SDR39U1 isoform X3, which produces MSSRRRGCPAAMPQSTWLERTSSTLSEAYYQPSLTAEYDEDSPGGDFDFFSNLVTKWEAAARLPGDSTRQVVVRSGVVLGRGGGAIGHMLLPFRLGLGGPIGSGQQFFPWIHIGDLAGILAHALEASHVQGILNGVAPASTTTNAEFAQALGTALGRPAFIPLPSTVVQAVFGQERAIMLLEGQKVIPRRTLATGYQYSFPELGAALKEIIA; this is translated from the exons ATGAGCTCGCGTCGTCGGGGCTGCCCCGCTGCGATGCCGCAGTCAACCTGGCTGGAGAGAACATCCTCAACCCTCTCCGAAG CTTACTACCAGCCCAGCCTGACTGCTGAGTATGATGAGGACAGTCCAGGAGGGGATTTTGACTTTTTCTCCAACCTCGTAACCAAGTGGGAAGCTGCTGCCAGACTTCCTGGAGATTCTACACGCCAGGTGGTGGTACGCTCTG GGGTTGTGCTGGGCCGTGGGGGCGGTGCCATCGGTCACATGCTGTTGCCCTTCCGCCTTGGCCTGGGGGGCCCCATCGGCTCTGGCCAACAGTTCTTCCCCTGGATTCACATTGGGGACCTGGCAGGAATCCTGGCCCATGCCCTTGAAGCAAGCCACGTGCAGGGCATCCTGAATGGAGTGGCTCCAGCCTCTACCACTACAAACGCTGAGTTTGCACAGGCCTTAGGCACAGCCCTAGGCCGCCCAGCCTTCATCCCTCTCCCTAGCACCGTTGTGCAAGCTGTCTTTGGGCAAGAACGTGCCATCATGCTGCTGGAGGGCCAGAAGGTGATCCCACGGCGGACACTGGCCACTGGCTACCAGTATTCCTTCCCAGAGCTGGGGGCTGCCTTGAAGGAAATCATAGCCTAA
- the SDR39U1 gene encoding epimerase family protein SDR39U1 isoform X1: MRVLVGGGTGFIGTALSQLLKARGHEVTLVSRQPGPGRITWDELASSGLPRCDAAVNLAGENILNPLRRWNEAFQKEVLSSRLETTDLLARAITKAAQPPQAWILVTGVAYYQPSLTAEYDEDSPGGDFDFFSNLVTKWEAAARLPGDSTRQVVVRSGVVLGRGGGAIGHMLLPFRLGLGGPIGSGQQFFPWIHIGDLAGILAHALEASHVQGILNGVAPASTTTNAEFAQALGTALGRPAFIPLPSTVVQAVFGQERAIMLLEGQKVIPRRTLATGYQYSFPELGAALKEIIA; encoded by the exons ATGCGGGTGCTCGTGG GTGGCGGGACGGGCTTCATTGGGACAGCCCTAAGCCAACTGCTGAAAGCCAGAGGTCACGAAGTGACACTCGTCTCCCGACAGCCCGGCCCGGGTCGGATCACGTGG GATGAGCTCGCGTCGTCGGGGCTGCCCCGCTGCGATGCCGCAGTCAACCTGGCTGGAGAGAACATCCTCAACCCTCTCCGAAG GTGGAATGAAGCTTTCCAAAAAGAGGTTCTCAGCAGCCGCTTGGAGACCACTGACCTGCTGGCTAGAGCCATCACCAAGGCCGCACAACCCCCCCAAGCCTGGATCTTAGTCACAGGTGTAG CTTACTACCAGCCCAGCCTGACTGCTGAGTATGATGAGGACAGTCCAGGAGGGGATTTTGACTTTTTCTCCAACCTCGTAACCAAGTGGGAAGCTGCTGCCAGACTTCCTGGAGATTCTACACGCCAGGTGGTGGTACGCTCTG GGGTTGTGCTGGGCCGTGGGGGCGGTGCCATCGGTCACATGCTGTTGCCCTTCCGCCTTGGCCTGGGGGGCCCCATCGGCTCTGGCCAACAGTTCTTCCCCTGGATTCACATTGGGGACCTGGCAGGAATCCTGGCCCATGCCCTTGAAGCAAGCCACGTGCAGGGCATCCTGAATGGAGTGGCTCCAGCCTCTACCACTACAAACGCTGAGTTTGCACAGGCCTTAGGCACAGCCCTAGGCCGCCCAGCCTTCATCCCTCTCCCTAGCACCGTTGTGCAAGCTGTCTTTGGGCAAGAACGTGCCATCATGCTGCTGGAGGGCCAGAAGGTGATCCCACGGCGGACACTGGCCACTGGCTACCAGTATTCCTTCCCAGAGCTGGGGGCTGCCTTGAAGGAAATCATAGCCTAA
- the SDR39U1 gene encoding epimerase family protein SDR39U1 isoform X2 — protein sequence MRVLVGGGTGFIGTALSQLLKARGHEVTLVSRQPGPGRITWDELASSGLPRCDAAVNLAGENILNPLRRWNEAFQKEQPLSLAVQLKPRGGPSWQRTRQDQGQPEQTSAVLSAAYYQPSLTAEYDEDSPGGDFDFFSNLVTKWEAAARLPGDSTRQVVVRSGVVLGRGGGAIGHMLLPFRLGLGGPIGSGQQFFPWIHIGDLAGILAHALEASHVQGILNGVAPASTTTNAEFAQALGTALGRPAFIPLPSTVVQAVFGQERAIMLLEGQKVIPRRTLATGYQYSFPELGAALKEIIA from the exons ATGCGGGTGCTCGTGG GTGGCGGGACGGGCTTCATTGGGACAGCCCTAAGCCAACTGCTGAAAGCCAGAGGTCACGAAGTGACACTCGTCTCCCGACAGCCCGGCCCGGGTCGGATCACGTGG GATGAGCTCGCGTCGTCGGGGCTGCCCCGCTGCGATGCCGCAGTCAACCTGGCTGGAGAGAACATCCTCAACCCTCTCCGAAG GTGGAATGAAGCTTTCCAAAAAGAG CAGCCTCTCAGCTTAGCTGTGCAGCTAAAG CCAAGGGGGGGACCTTCATGGCAAAGGACCAGGCAGGACCAAGGACAGCCGGAGCAAACCAGCGCTGTTCTATCGGCAGCTTACTACCAGCCCAGCCTGACTGCTGAGTATGATGAGGACAGTCCAGGAGGGGATTTTGACTTTTTCTCCAACCTCGTAACCAAGTGGGAAGCTGCTGCCAGACTTCCTGGAGATTCTACACGCCAGGTGGTGGTACGCTCTG GGGTTGTGCTGGGCCGTGGGGGCGGTGCCATCGGTCACATGCTGTTGCCCTTCCGCCTTGGCCTGGGGGGCCCCATCGGCTCTGGCCAACAGTTCTTCCCCTGGATTCACATTGGGGACCTGGCAGGAATCCTGGCCCATGCCCTTGAAGCAAGCCACGTGCAGGGCATCCTGAATGGAGTGGCTCCAGCCTCTACCACTACAAACGCTGAGTTTGCACAGGCCTTAGGCACAGCCCTAGGCCGCCCAGCCTTCATCCCTCTCCCTAGCACCGTTGTGCAAGCTGTCTTTGGGCAAGAACGTGCCATCATGCTGCTGGAGGGCCAGAAGGTGATCCCACGGCGGACACTGGCCACTGGCTACCAGTATTCCTTCCCAGAGCTGGGGGCTGCCTTGAAGGAAATCATAGCCTAA